AGCTCGATAAGGATTTGCGTGAACCATACGGCTATCACACCTACTGGAATTATCCGGAGAGAAAAGGCTATGGTGGGGTTGCCACCTTTACAAAGACTAAGCCTGCCAATGTGAAATATGGCTTTGAAGGCGTGGGTGTCGATTTGGAGGGAAGGGCCATAATAACTGAATATGCTGATTTCCTTCTAATGAATGTGTATTTCCCGAACGGGAAAATGGGTGAGGAGCGGTTGAAGTACAAGATGGATTTCTACGAGGCTTTTCTCAGGTTTGCGGATTCTCTGAAAGCAAATGGCACCAGACTCATTATTTGCGGTGACTTCAACACCGCTCATAAGGAGATAGATTTGGCCAGGCCGAAAGAGAATGCGCATGTCTCGGGATTTTTGCCTGTGGAGAGGGCCTGGATGGATAAATTTGCGGCTCATGGTTATGCTGATACGTTTCGCTATTTCAATAACGAGCCTAATCAATATACATGGTGGGATATGAAGACTAGAGCTCGGGAGAGAAACGTGGGTTGGAGAATCGACTACTTCTTTGTAACAGAAAACCTATTGCCCGCGGTTTCAGATGCATTTATAATGCCTGAAGTAACAGGCTCCGACCATTGTCCTGTCGGAATAATATTAAAGCAGTAATCTAAAGTAGGTGGCACATAAACCTTAGCGTTGGTGTGCCTGCAATCGTTGTGGTGCTGGTTGTTTCGGCTAAGTTGTCAATGTTCCGCCGTCGACAACAATGGTTTCTCCGGTCACGTAGCTAGACGCATCGGATGCCAGATAAAGCATGGCCCCGACGATTTCATCAGGGTCACCTATGCGTCGCATCGGTACTCTCTGCAAAAGCTCTTCTTTATACTCCGGCACTACTTCAAAGATAGAGTCGCCAAGGCGCGTGTGTATGTGGCCGGGAGCTATAGCGTTCACCCTTATATTATATTCGGCCAATTCCTGGGCCATAATCTTCGTTGCCATGATTAAAGCAGCTTTGCTTATGGAATATACACCTATATTAGGTTCATGCCTGAAGCCAGCCACAGAGGCAACGTTAATAATCGTACCGCCGCCATGCTCCTTCATTACCCTAGCCACTGCTTGACTGAGAAATATCACCCCTTTCAGATTTAGATTCATTATTGAATCCCAGAGCCGTTCCTCTAGTTCCAGCATCGGACTCATGGCTGGGCTTGTACCGGCATTGTTCACCAGGATGTCAATTTTGCCGAACTCCTGGCAAACTGTGGTGACCAGGTTCTTTATTTCCTTTAGCCTACCTACGTGTGCTGATACTGGTAGGGCTTTTCTTCCTAATCCTCTTATCTCGGCAGCTACAATCTCAAGATCGGGTAATTTCCGGCTGGCAATGGCAATGTCTGCACCAGCATTGGCAAAGCCAAGAGCGGTGGCTTTACCTATGCCACGGCTGCCTCCAGTTACCAAGGCCACTTTACCTTCCAAAGAAAAATTTGGTTTTGTCATTCTTTTACCTCGCTTATAGATTCAGAGCATGCCTTGCCTAGGTCTGATGCGGTCATCAATAGCCATTATTGAAGGTCATAAGAACAGGAATAGACTGATATCAACAAACGATTGTATCAAGTTTCAGGTAAAGAGGGCAATTGTTATCACAGGCTATATTCAGGCTAGCTTATTACGGCTGGACTTTATTTGACAACGACGGTGAGGTTGAATGTCCACTCGCCCTTCTCGCCGCCTTCCCAAGGTCGGCTATATTCCAAAGATAGTGTGCTGGTGCCCTTTTTTAGCGCTTTGAAAGTCCATAC
The sequence above is a segment of the Chloroflexota bacterium genome. Coding sequences within it:
- the xth gene encoding exodeoxyribonuclease III; the protein is MAAVKILCWNVNGIRAVRGRGFLEWLYRESPDILCLQETKAHLEQLDKDLREPYGYHTYWNYPERKGYGGVATFTKTKPANVKYGFEGVGVDLEGRAIITEYADFLLMNVYFPNGKMGEERLKYKMDFYEAFLRFADSLKANGTRLIICGDFNTAHKEIDLARPKENAHVSGFLPVERAWMDKFAAHGYADTFRYFNNEPNQYTWWDMKTRARERNVGWRIDYFFVTENLLPAVSDAFIMPEVTGSDHCPVGIILKQ
- a CDS encoding SDR family oxidoreductase, with the translated sequence MTKPNFSLEGKVALVTGGSRGIGKATALGFANAGADIAIASRKLPDLEIVAAEIRGLGRKALPVSAHVGRLKEIKNLVTTVCQEFGKIDILVNNAGTSPAMSPMLELEERLWDSIMNLNLKGVIFLSQAVARVMKEHGGGTIINVASVAGFRHEPNIGVYSISKAALIMATKIMAQELAEYNIRVNAIAPGHIHTRLGDSIFEVVPEYKEELLQRVPMRRIGDPDEIVGAMLYLASDASSYVTGETIVVDGGTLTT